TATTTCTTGGACCACAGAGTTTTTCTGTTTAATAATAATGTTTAATGAAAAGAGAGGATAACAAAACTTGTAGCACATTAATCTGCTTGGTGAAATTCTGACCACTAGCCATCAGTTAGACTTTATGAACTACCATGCAGTTTCCTAATACATGTGGTATCGCTCGTAGGATATTCATCTCTTCTTAGCATGCTTCTGACACTTCTTTGTGATTGAGAGTCAAATCAAGAATGGCTTCATTTGGCACATGCTCATTGTCCAGATAAACCTGTTAGAGGGACGTAGCCGTGTGTTTTTCACATGATTTTACTCTTTTGGCATGACGAGAACTTAAGCAGAGTGATACTTTCCATCCGCACACTGGTAATCCTGATGATTTGTATTGTACATACATATATGTGTATAAAACTCTAGACGGCAAACACCATTTTTAACTCCAATAGCAACCATATATGCACACAAGGATAGGATACTACCGCCCTATACTGATCAAGATTATTGTAGTAAAATGTTTGTTTGTTCTCTGTGTCACAcagaattttgatttcttttactTTGTTCAGCAGGCAAGTTCTCCTTTTATCGCTAGTTCCTCTTAGAATATGATATCATTACTCCTGGAATGTTTTTAGGTAAAAATTATTGGAGTTTCCCTAGATTTGAACTTTCTAACTTTAAGGTTATGTTTGTTCTCAGTGGCCACCAGCACTATGTGATCAAAAGCTAAGTTGTTATTCAACTACTGTAAAGCCAACACTTGACTTTGGCGTTCATGGACTTCGACCAAATTACGACAATGGCTCCTATCCATCAAGTTGTGATATCACAAACCTCTATGATGAAACAAAGGTAAGCTCAATGAATTGTGATTTTACATATTATATTACGATGCTTTTTTGTACCTCTGGCACACTGGCATTTTCTCGTGAACATTGTTAATTTTGTCGAAATAGCTTCTCAAGCACTCCCAAGTTTCAACCAGTGAAGTTCCTTTTTATGATTCTTATGAGAATGCTTTAGTGTGTTTGAAGGGAGGGCCTCTACATTAATGTATCCTGCACAGATGAAAACCAATTATATATAGGTCAGAAGACTGGTCATTTGGAGATCTGGAtactaagagcctgtttggctcagcttaaaagctggtcaaattgacttaaaagctggtttttgacttatttaactgtttggcaatactcaaaatagcttattttaagttaaaaaaaaacttattttaagagcctgtttggctcagcttaaaagctggtcaaactgacttaaaagctggtttttgacttatttaactgtttggcaatactcaaaatagcttattttaagttaaaaaaaacttattttaagtcaaaagttaaaagctggggtaggggtgctttctttcttttagcttataagctgttttaagttgaccacatttttatgttttttcccttaatatttttatacaatctccaaattacccatataatcctaacatctctttcttctatttttcctttttcacgtttggcataacaaatt
This DNA window, taken from Solanum lycopersicum chromosome 5, SLM_r2.1, encodes the following:
- the LOC138337046 gene encoding extracellular ribonuclease LE-like, with the protein product MILLFWHDENLSRVILSIRTLNFDFFYFVQQWPPALCDQKLSCYSTTVKPTLDFGVHGLRPNYDNGSYPSSCDITNLYDETKLLKHSQVSTSEVPFYDSYENALIKDLISSMQENWPTLACLRNKGTKFWSHEWDKHVTCSLSTLDEHSYFKAALTIKEKVNILSVLKDARIEPGGFYSVEIIKEAVKMELDMKQQ